The following proteins are co-located in the Polystyrenella longa genome:
- a CDS encoding type IV toxin-antitoxin system AbiEi family antitoxin domain-containing protein produces MQKTSKKALKIISKKGGIIRTREALEYGIHPRTLYSLRDQGDLEIISRGLYKLSSLPPVGDPDLELVAGRIPQGIVCLISALAIHELTTQIPHEVHLAIPRTARYPVCHEVPIKIYRFSDLAYKSGIIQKEIDGFKVKVYDSEKTLADTFKYRNKIGLDVFLEALNNYQRRKDSSLQKVLEYAKIDRVSKQIRPYLEATT; encoded by the coding sequence ATGCAGAAAACAAGTAAAAAAGCACTAAAAATAATATCAAAAAAAGGAGGAATAATTCGGACGAGAGAGGCTCTCGAATACGGAATTCACCCACGAACCCTCTATTCGCTACGAGACCAAGGCGACCTCGAAATCATTTCGCGAGGACTGTACAAACTGTCGTCTCTACCGCCTGTAGGTGACCCGGATCTGGAACTGGTGGCCGGACGCATTCCCCAAGGCATCGTATGCCTAATATCCGCACTTGCGATCCATGAACTCACCACGCAGATACCGCACGAAGTTCATCTCGCCATCCCAAGGACGGCACGATATCCCGTCTGTCATGAAGTCCCCATAAAGATCTATCGATTTTCCGATCTCGCATACAAATCGGGAATCATCCAAAAAGAAATCGATGGCTTCAAGGTTAAGGTCTATGACTCGGAGAAGACCCTCGCGGATACATTCAAGTATCGGAATAAAATCGGGCTCGACGTCTTCCTCGAGGCACTCAACAACTACCAGAGACGTAAAGATTCTTCACTGCAGAAGGTACTGGAATACGCCAAAATCGATAGGGTTTCGAAACAGATCCGTCCATATCTGGAGGCCACAACATGA